Proteins encoded by one window of Lathyrus oleraceus cultivar Zhongwan6 chromosome 1, CAAS_Psat_ZW6_1.0, whole genome shotgun sequence:
- the LOC127084183 gene encoding dolichyl-diphosphooligosaccharide--protein glycosyltransferase subunit 4A isoform X3, producing the protein MGCEKKKKMIDDEALGFIANSLGIFIFALVIAYHLVIADPNYEGN; encoded by the coding sequence GAAAAAAAAGATGATTGATGATGAAGCTTTGGGGTTCATTGCTAACTCTCTTGGCATATTCATTTTTGCTTTGGTTATAGCATATCACTTGGTTATTGCCGATCCCAATTATGAAGGCAATTAG